A single genomic interval of Nostoc commune NIES-4072 harbors:
- a CDS encoding class I SAM-dependent methyltransferase: MVSSTTPYFLSGFLENSFHFKHHIQDFLHLDPETVETKLAAEKEEIKNLGHKDFNWQEASAFYRDKVGELYLFELGAWHLSSHEYIGDMLRLIADSAQGRVLDFGGGIGTHALGAALCPQVEQVIYYDINPINRDFVQYRAEKMKLDKKIVFALEMPEKEKFDTILCFDVLEHLLDPSQQLLQFYQALNSDGKMIVNWYFFKGFNQEYPFHLDDPKVVETFFHTLQSHFLEVFHPYLITTRCYRKQS, encoded by the coding sequence ATGGTAAGCTCTACCACGCCTTATTTCTTAAGTGGCTTTTTAGAAAATTCATTTCACTTCAAGCATCATATACAAGATTTTTTACATTTAGATCCCGAAACTGTAGAAACAAAGTTAGCAGCAGAAAAAGAAGAAATAAAAAACTTAGGACATAAAGATTTTAATTGGCAAGAAGCAAGTGCATTCTATCGTGATAAAGTAGGAGAACTTTACTTATTTGAATTGGGAGCTTGGCATCTGTCAAGTCATGAGTATATTGGAGATATGTTGCGCTTGATTGCAGATTCTGCCCAAGGTCGAGTATTAGATTTTGGTGGTGGAATAGGAACTCATGCCCTTGGTGCTGCTCTTTGCCCCCAAGTTGAGCAAGTAATCTATTATGATATTAATCCGATAAATCGTGATTTTGTTCAGTATCGAGCTGAGAAAATGAAACTGGACAAAAAAATAGTTTTTGCTCTTGAAATGCCTGAAAAAGAGAAATTTGATACGATTTTATGCTTTGATGTTTTAGAACATTTGTTAGATCCTAGCCAGCAGTTATTGCAATTTTATCAAGCTTTGAACTCTGATGGTAAGATGATAGTAAATTGGTATTTCTTTAAAGGTTTTAATCAAGAATACCCTTTTCATTTAGATGATCCTAAAGTAGTAGAAACATTTTTCCATACACTTCAGAGTCACTTCTTAGAGGTTTTTCACCCTTACCTCATTACAACTCGCTGCTACCGTAAGCAGAGTTGA
- a CDS encoding glycosyltransferase family 4 protein, translating into MSTPIGSLGSGLGGGVELTISNIAKEMLRRGHEVKIVAPQGSVSSSLPIKEIPGELQIPAQNQTRTEPIFIPKNSVLANMWDYARQVQADYDLIVNFAYDWLPLYLTPFFNRPIAHLISMGSLTDVMDHIIEQVANNFPGTIGVHGQTQAATFTFADKCRCLVNGMDLSVYQFCSQPGSDLAWVGRIAPEKGLEDAVAAAKITGIPMKIFGLIQDVPYWEKICQEYPDAPIEYRGFLPTHELQQELGQCRALLITPRWIEAYPNVALEALACGVPLISYCRGGLTEIIQEGKTGFLVEPDSVQGLVEAIKRLDELDRQACRQKAETEYSLEAMGDRVEQWFQKIMRN; encoded by the coding sequence ATGTCCACTCCAATTGGTTCACTAGGTTCAGGATTGGGTGGCGGAGTGGAATTGACTATCTCTAACATTGCCAAAGAGATGCTGCGGCGAGGACACGAAGTAAAAATTGTCGCACCTCAGGGGTCTGTTAGCAGTTCATTACCTATTAAAGAAATCCCTGGAGAACTACAGATACCAGCCCAAAATCAGACTCGCACTGAGCCAATTTTTATCCCGAAAAATTCTGTTCTGGCAAATATGTGGGATTATGCTCGTCAAGTGCAAGCAGATTATGATCTGATTGTGAATTTTGCTTATGATTGGCTACCACTGTATTTAACACCATTTTTTAACCGTCCGATCGCCCATCTCATTAGCATGGGTTCTTTGACAGATGTTATGGATCACATAATTGAACAGGTAGCAAATAACTTTCCAGGTACTATTGGTGTTCATGGTCAAACCCAGGCTGCTACTTTTACATTTGCAGATAAATGTAGATGTTTAGTGAATGGCATGGATTTATCTGTTTATCAGTTTTGCAGTCAACCTGGTTCTGATCTGGCTTGGGTAGGTCGCATAGCACCAGAAAAAGGGCTAGAAGATGCTGTAGCAGCAGCCAAAATTACAGGTATACCGATGAAAATCTTTGGATTAATACAGGATGTACCCTACTGGGAGAAAATTTGTCAAGAATATCCTGATGCTCCGATAGAATACAGAGGATTTTTACCAACACACGAACTTCAACAGGAATTAGGTCAGTGTCGAGCATTATTAATCACTCCCAGATGGATAGAGGCTTATCCTAATGTGGCACTAGAGGCACTTGCTTGCGGTGTGCCTTTGATTAGTTATTGTCGGGGTGGTTTAACAGAAATTATCCAAGAAGGCAAAACTGGCTTTTTGGTGGAACCTGATAGTGTCCAAGGTTTGGTAGAAGCTATTAAGCGTCTGGATGAACTTGACCGCCAAGCTTGTCGTCAGAAAGCAGAAACTGAATACTCTTTAGAAGCTATGGGCGATCGCGTAGAACAATGGTTTCAAAAAATTATGAGAAACTGA